Proteins encoded together in one Urocitellus parryii isolate mUroPar1 chromosome 3, mUroPar1.hap1, whole genome shotgun sequence window:
- the LOC144253909 gene encoding olfactory receptor 7D4-like has translation MEAENQTVLSHFLLLGLSEDPDLQPLLFGLFLSMYLDTVIGNLLIILAVSSDSHLHTPMYFFLSNLSFVEICFTSTTIPKMLVNIQAHSKDISYRECLSQVYFYIIFLGVDNFLLTVMAFDRFVAICHPLNYTVIMNPRLCVLLVLLSWLIMFWISLIQILLVKRLTFSMGTEIPHFFCELAQLLKVAGSDALINNIFTYVAGALLGVFPDTGILFSYSQIVSSLMRMSSMESKYKAFSTCGSHLCVVFLFYGTRVGVYLSSSVTHSSQASSVASVMCTVVTPMLNPFIYSLRNKDVKGALGRLLSRAASCLCGITEF, from the coding sequence ATGGAAGCAGAGAACCAGACAGTCCTAtcccacttcctcctcctgggcctctCAGAGGATCCAGACCTGCAGCCCCTCCTCTTTGGactgttcctgtccatgtacctggacACAGTGattgggaacctgctcatcatcctggctgtcagctctgactcccacctccacacccccatgtacttcttcctctccaacctgtcctttgtggaAATCTGTTTCACTTCTACCaccatccccaagatgctggtgaacatccaggCACACAGCAAAGACATCTCCTACCGAGAATGCCTCTCTCAAGtgtacttttatattattttccttggAGTGGATAATTTTTTACTGACTGTGATGGCCTTTGACCGctttgtggccatctgccaccccCTGAACTACACAGTCATCATGAACCCCCGGCTGTGTGTCCTCCTGGTGCTGCTGTCTTGGCTCATCATGTTCTGGATCTCCCTGATTCAGATTCTACTGGTGAAAAGACTGACCTTCTCTATGGGCACTGAAATCCCacatttcttctgtgaactgGCTCAGCTTCTCAAGGTGGCCGGCTCTGATGCCCTCATCAATAACATCTTTACCTATGTGGCAGGTGCCCTGCTGGGTGTGTTCCCTGACACTGGGATCCTCTTCTCTTACTCTCAGATTGTCTCCTCCTTAATGAGGATGTCCTCCATGGAGAGCAAGTataaagccttctccacctgtgggtcccACCTCTGTGTGGTCTTCTTGTTCTATGGAACAAGAGTTGGGGTTTACCTCAGTTCTTCTGTGACCCACTCTTCCCAGGCAAGCTCCGTTGCCTCAGTGATGTgcactgtggtcacccccatgctgaaccccttcatctacagcctgaggaacaaggatgtGAAGGGGGCCCTGGGGAGACTCCTCAGCAGAGCAGCCTCTTGTCTTTGTGGGATCACTGAGTTCTGA